A stretch of Paracoccus sp. N5 DNA encodes these proteins:
- a CDS encoding L,D-transpeptidase: protein MRLAPLMLALGLGLAACAPTPQTPASAPVDMGPYGARTDEGPSGQPIEIHAVRPAYLTDRNRRQQVAYNGPEAAGTIVVDPYARFLYHVQGNGQAMRYGVAVGQAGKNFQGNATIGRKQAWPSWTPTANMVRTQPELYGPLKGGLSGGVDNPLGSRALYLYRGGRDTMYRIHGTMDPSSIGKATSAGCIRLFNQDIMDLFNEIPSGTPVKVRTRAESLALEGPLVEQPNGYLAPAGGAVETAEAAQ from the coding sequence ATGCGCCTTGCACCGCTGATGCTGGCCCTGGGCCTTGGCCTTGCCGCCTGCGCGCCCACTCCGCAGACCCCGGCCTCCGCGCCCGTCGACATGGGCCCCTATGGCGCCCGCACCGACGAGGGCCCGAGCGGCCAGCCGATCGAGATCCACGCCGTCCGCCCCGCCTATCTGACCGACCGCAACCGCCGCCAGCAGGTCGCCTATAACGGTCCCGAGGCCGCCGGCACCATCGTCGTCGATCCCTATGCGCGTTTCCTCTATCACGTGCAGGGCAATGGTCAGGCCATGCGCTATGGCGTCGCAGTCGGCCAGGCCGGCAAGAACTTCCAGGGCAATGCCACCATCGGCCGCAAGCAGGCCTGGCCCAGCTGGACGCCCACCGCCAACATGGTCCGCACCCAGCCCGAGCTTTACGGCCCGCTGAAGGGCGGCCTGTCGGGCGGGGTCGACAACCCGCTGGGCTCGCGCGCGCTCTATCTTTATCGCGGCGGCCGCGACACCATGTATCGCATCCACGGCACCATGGACCCGTCCTCGATCGGCAAGGCCACCTCGGCCGGCTGCATCCGGCTGTTCAACCAGGACATCATGGACCTGTTCAACGAGATCCCCAGTGGCACCCCGGTCAAGGTCCGCACCCGCGCCGAAAGCCTGGCGCTGGAGGGGCCGCTGGTCGAGCAGCCGAACGGCTATCTGGCCCCGGCCGGCGGCGCGGTCGAGACCGCCGAAGCCGCGCAGTAA
- a CDS encoding lytic transglycosylase domain-containing protein, with product MRRLVPVLVALLLSVLSPALAYEAVDAVHGLKAPRVSDRLRCTDDGTFCISVATYVPDVCMAIERAAGRHGLDPHFFARLLWKESLFEPGAISPVGAMGIAQFMPGTAEMVGLDDPFNPAKAIEASARYLRKLTDGFGSVGMAAVAYNGGENRAARYLAQGGSLPWETQDYVQAITGLTAASWRESPPKVLDIRLDKQRSFREACIDLAGKRKLREFNTPEHPWPWGVIVATHPSQSGVSAQVSRLNRQLRPILGGKRVSYVRRKISGGPRKVYTAQIGYSSKTEAYAFCNRLRGVGGRCLVLKN from the coding sequence ATGCGCCGTCTGGTTCCGGTCCTTGTCGCCCTCCTGCTGTCCGTCCTGAGCCCCGCCCTGGCCTATGAGGCGGTGGATGCGGTGCACGGGCTGAAGGCGCCGCGCGTCTCGGACCGGCTGCGCTGCACCGATGACGGCACGTTCTGCATTTCGGTCGCGACCTATGTCCCCGATGTCTGCATGGCGATCGAGCGGGCGGCGGGGCGGCACGGGCTCGACCCGCATTTCTTTGCCCGGCTTTTGTGGAAGGAAAGCCTGTTCGAGCCGGGCGCGATCAGCCCGGTCGGCGCCATGGGCATCGCCCAGTTCATGCCCGGCACGGCCGAGATGGTCGGGCTTGACGACCCGTTCAACCCGGCCAAGGCCATCGAGGCCAGCGCCCGCTACCTGCGCAAGCTGACCGACGGTTTCGGCAGCGTCGGCATGGCCGCCGTGGCCTATAACGGCGGCGAGAACCGCGCCGCGCGCTACTTGGCCCAGGGCGGCAGCCTGCCCTGGGAGACGCAGGATTATGTCCAGGCCATCACCGGCCTGACCGCCGCAAGCTGGCGCGAAAGCCCGCCCAAGGTGCTGGACATCCGGCTGGACAAGCAGCGCAGCTTCCGCGAGGCCTGCATCGACCTGGCCGGCAAGCGCAAGCTGCGCGAGTTCAACACGCCCGAGCATCCCTGGCCCTGGGGCGTGATCGTGGCCACCCACCCCAGCCAGTCGGGGGTCTCGGCCCAGGTCTCGCGCTTGAACCGGCAGTTGCGGCCGATCCTGGGCGGCAAGCGGGTCAGCTACGTGCGCCGCAAGATCTCGGGCGGGCCGAGGAAGGTCTATACCGCGCAGATCGGCTATTCCTCGAAGACCGAGGCCTATGCCTTCTGCAACCGGTTGCGCGGCGTCGGCGGGCGCTGCCTGGTGCTGAAGAACTGA
- a CDS encoding GlsB/YeaQ/YmgE family stress response membrane protein: MTLTALLITLIIGAIAGWLAGLIVKGHGQGLLMNIVVGIVGAVIAGWLFPMLGIGMAASAPILGTIIFATIGAVILLAVISLIQRA; encoded by the coding sequence ATGACCTTGACCGCTCTGCTCATCACCCTCATCATCGGCGCGATCGCCGGCTGGCTGGCCGGGCTGATCGTCAAGGGCCACGGCCAGGGCCTGCTGATGAACATCGTCGTCGGCATCGTCGGCGCGGTGATCGCCGGCTGGCTGTTTCCGATGCTGGGCATCGGCATGGCCGCCTCGGCCCCGATCCTGGGCACGATCATCTTCGCCACCATCGGCGCGGTGATCCTGCTGGCCGTGATCTCGCTGATCCAGCGCGCCTGA